DNA sequence from the Oryza brachyantha chromosome 5, ObraRS2, whole genome shotgun sequence genome:
aggaagaaactGTAGAACGAACAACCGATGTGGAAGAAGCTGAAGAAGCCACAGTCCGACCAACTAACACCAAAGAAGGAAGTGGCAGAAAACCCGCCTCTCGAAAATGAATCTCCTCAACGAATCTCCATAAGAGCTTCCATGATAGTAACACGCAGGTGCCGAGCAAGTAACTAGGCATGAGTGGACTCATACTTCGTTCAAAGACATGTGAGAAAATCGTAGATCTGACGAAGATCCATGTGAGAACGCTAACGCTGACAACACCGACATATATGACAAATATCTTGTCCCAAAGAATCAAGCTAACGCCAAATAGAGGATAACTGTGTATAACTCATCCACTATACTATTCCCATGCTGCATAGATTGCTCCTGATGCACCATAGCAAGATAAAAGGCATCTCCAATAGGATCATAACGAGCACATAGGTGTGTTCACATGACGTGAAGAGTAACCACCTCACCAGTAAGATGAACCTCCATACTAGCTACAAGAATAGCAGAAGCTCGAGCATCCTCATCCAACCAACCCTTGTATAAAGCAAACTGATTATGATAATTTTCCATGTCCTCATCAAACTGCTCTTGAGCGTTTGCTCTGGCGTCATCAATAGCCCAACTTGCAAGTGAAGGCATAGTTTGAGCAATAGGGCAAGGAGGACAAGGTAGCTCACCAGATAAAACATCCGAAAGACGTTGACCACGCATGTGCTAAGCCCAGTGATTGTAGTTGACACCATTAAAAAGAACTAGGCAACGAGGAACAAATACAGTGCCGAATAAAGCTGAAATCGAGGAACAAGTACGGTagcaagatttttttaatgcctCAACCCAAAAATTAGAGCCACTGAGTGCGAGCAGAGCACATCACTAGTAGAGGCTgagaagatttttttcttacctttttttattttttatacctcACGATCTAGATCTGGATCAGGGAAATAAGTCACCGAGCGACGCCTGAGAGGATGGCGACCCAGGTGACGGTGGCCAGCAGCCACGACCACGAGAGGAGAGGTGACGGTGGCCCACGACTGGAGGCGACAACTACTAGCGACGAGAGGTGATGCCGGCCGACGTTTTGTGACCAGGTGCAACGACGGCCCGCGGCCCATGACCAGGGGTGACAGCGGTTGACAGCCGGAGGCCCGCAAACCAGGttgggcgacgacgaccaatGACAATCTTTGCTGAAATCAACAACTCACGACGACCAGAAATTGATTAGAATCTTGACAACATCATGCTAGATCAATAGGAACATCGTGGCTTTAAGATGAAGAAGCACGATCATCCTTGATGAAGATCATGCAAAGAGAAATCGTGGAGAAAAATTAGGAGATGAGAAGTCTAacttgctctgataccatgttatGAATAGAAGAAAAGGTTAAAGCTGCAACTGCATTTCAATTTAATggtaaaatttcaattttaacaGAAGAAAAGGTTCAGCTTACCAGCAAACAAATCCACACTTAAGTTAATAGTTTTCGACACTTTGCTTATGCCACCTCTTGTCAAATGAAACATCCGATCAAAAATGTTTGGATGGTCGTAGTGAAACCGCACCATGCAGCCATGGGAGTGACCTTTTAAATATTGCTTGTATAAATTATGCCCTGTAGGAACCAATGGGCTTGTAATAGGGAGGCAGTTTAACATTTCCAGTGTCCCACATCCTAGGACCATCTTGGGTGCTCTGCTTTATTGAATGCTAGAGGTTCTGGCTAATTgttgaaaaaaagataaaaagccCTCTTATGTAGAAGTTCTATTGAAGTATGAATACTTCTCCTGTAGAAGGAACTAAATATCTAACTCACTAACACATGTACCATAAGCTGTATGACAAATCAGAAactcaaatataaaaagttagtTTGTGCCATCACTGCAAAAACTGTTTAGATCGAGAACAAAGAGGATATTTTCACCTAAGGGGGTCAGCAAGAAATCTTTGTCCAATTGTAACAAAGCTTGTTTTTTCATATGACATGAATCCTGCACTACACAAACACATAAAATacagttcaaatataaaaatagaacaagtttgaaaaatatgttgaaaATTACAAACCTTCTAGTGAAGATATGCTCTCTAATCCCAAGGATAGTTGGAGCTTTGCCCCTAGGATGCCTAACAAATTCTTGAAGGATGTTTCTCATATTGTAAGCTTGTTCCAAATAGTTGTCCTGATAGCGTGATAAAATCTTTTATGAGCACAAAGTCTTtatcagaaagaaaaaagagagaaaaatgtcAACTTGTTACCTGGTTCATATGAATTGTTTGTAGAGCTTCTCCATGGGTGAATATAATAgcatgattttgattttgaggtttcaCTTCTCCAATATAGGGTGGGTCAGGTAGCTTTATACGGTATATTTCCTATGTAAATAATTTCAAGTAAGCACACTAGTCTAAGAACTTGGAGAGATTAATTCATAAGTTCTCAAAATAAAGAATGTCAATGGAAATACACattataatgaaaaaatgtattctcatcaaaaaaatgtattgtcatactaataaattagaaAGGTcgaaaagatatttaaatttaacaaaacttagatctaaagaacacaaaattTCTATTTGCTAAATCATAACGTAAGATAATTATCTagtctaaattattttttgctatAAGTTGTTGCATCCCCTCCTTACTTATTTGACATATCATCATATAGCATTGCACTCTATACCTTCTCACTTTATAGTACAACTATGGTTACATATTTCTGTATTCCCTGAACTCCAGGGTAGTAACTATCTGTTCCCTGAACTCCAGGGAAGTATACATGaagtcgttgactttttggtaTACGTTTGAGCATTTATCTCATTCAAAAAAAcctatgtaattattattaatttgttgattggatttattactaaatgtatGTTAACTATCACTTATGTTTTcacatatttttacaaaatttttgaacaagttaaatagtcaaacatgtaccaaaaagtcaacaacattatctattaaaatacagagggagtaatacaCATCACCATTCCTGATGATTAATTCTATTGCTCCAGCCACCGCCATTGTTTCCTTTGCTCAGGGGTTAAGGTTCagaaaagaggaagaagaagaaaaggaataaTAGTAAAAATCCTGAAGAAACAACTAGTTTGGGTTTTGGTGCCTGGCCTAGATTCACTTCAAACCACATTCATCTGTATAACATGCTTATTGTTATGTGACGTGTTACTAACCTTGGGATTAGGAAAGTAAGTAGTCATTAGACCGTGTACTACATATAGCCATAATTATGGGCCAATATGGGCCAAGAGAATCTGGACTGTGACAGCCCCTTCAAACTTAAGGCAGTTCTGAAGTGAAGAAATCCGCAACTTCTGATCTTGATGGCACATATAGGAGAGccattattttttgatgacaaTGAGAGCGGGTAAACGAGACATCAACACCAATATGCTTCGTGAGGCCATGCTTCACGGGTTCATTGGCAATTTGTATAGCATCGATACTATCACATAGAAGAGGTGTAGGGGAGTCACACGTTATACCAAAATCAGCCAATAACCAATGAAGCCATATAATCTCAGCTGTCGTAGAGAGGCAAGTGCTCGAAGTTCGGCTTCTGTACTAGATCTTGATATAGCAGTTTGGTTCTTGGTCTTCCATGTAAGGGGAGAGGAACCAAGAATAATACGATAGCCACGCTCTGTAGGATCACTTGCCCAAGTGGCATGTTAGTAAGCATGGAGCTTAGGGGAAGTCCTTCGAGCATAAAACAAGCCTCGAGAAGGTGTACCCTTTAAATACCTCAACACACGAAGGAGATGAACGTAATGAACTGACAAATTGACTTAAAACATGAACGACATGAGCAAGGTGAGGCCTTGTGACAGTGAGATAGACAAGACTTCCCACAATATGGCGATATCAAGAGGGATCCTCAAGAAGTGTACAATCATCAGGACGAAGCTGCAAATGGAGTTACATTGGCATTGCAATTGTCCGATTATCAATGATACCAGAAcgaatatatttatactgaGAAAGATAATAACCCTGTGCCGAATGTGTAACCTCAATGCCCAAGAAATAACTAAGGCCTAAACGAGACATCAACATCAATATGCTTCGTGAGGATATGCTTCACGGGTTTATTGACAATTTGAATAGTCACGGTACTATCACATAGAAGAGGTGTAGGGGAGTCACAGGTCATAACAAAATTAGCCAATAACCAATGAAGCCATATAATCTCAGTTGTGGCAGAGAGACAAGTGCTTGAAGTTCTGCCCTGTAGTAGATTTTGATATAGAAGTTTGCTTTTTGGCCTTCCATGTAAAGGGAGAGGAACCTCATGTAATTTATTActttatcaatatataaataaataaaaatacactaCTAGGCAAAGTCCTAGTAGTACTtccagtcaaaaaaaaaaacaatagccACGTTCTTTAGGATCACTTGAGAAGGTGTACCCCTTAACTACCTCAGGTCCTCAGCACACAAAGGAGATGACAGTAATAGACTAAGGTAGGACCAATGACAAATTGACTTAAAATATGAACGACATGTGCATGGTCATGCCTTGTTGCAATGAGATAGACAAGACCTAGAGGGATCCTCAAGAGGTGTACCATCATCAGACAAAGCTACAAATGGAGTTCCATAGGCGTTGCAATTGTTCGATTGTCAACAATACCAGAACGATCAATAAGATCCCAAATATATTTCAACTAAGAAAGATAAGAACCTTTTGCCGAATGTGTAACCTCAATGCCCAAGAAATAACTAAGAGGGTTTATTGACAATTTGTATAACACCAACACTATCACATAGAAGAGGTGTAGGGGAGTCACAAGTCATACCAAAATCAACCAATAACCAATCAAGTCATATAATCTTAGTTGTGACAGAGACAGGTGGTTGAAGTTCGACCCCTGTAGTAGATCTTGATATAGCAGTTTGCTTCTTGGCCTTCCATGTAAAGGGAGAGGAACCAAGAATAATATGATAGCCAAATTCTATAGGGCAACTTGCCCAAGTGGCATCTGAGTAAGCATGGAGCTTACGGGAACTGCTTCGAGCATAAAACAATCCTCGAGAAAATGTACACCAAATACCTTAACACACGAAGGAGATGACCGTAACAAACTGAGGTAGGACCATTGACAATGTGACTTAAAATATGAACGTCATTGGAGGCCATATCGAGAGGGATCCTCAAGAGGTGTACCATCATCAGGATGCAACTGCAAATGGAGTTCCATAGATATTGTAATTGTTCGATTATCAATGATACCAGAACGATTAATAATATCTCTAATATATTTGGAGTGAGAAAGCTAATAACCCTTTGACGAATGTGTAACCTCAATGCCCAAGAAATAACTAAGACGACATAAATGAGACATCAACACCAATATGCTTCATGAGGCCATGCTTCACATGTTTATTGACAATTTGTATAGCGCTAGTACTATCACATCAAAGAGGTGTAGGGGAGTCACAAGTCATACCAAAATCACCCAATAACCAACGAAGCCATATAATCTTAGTTGTGGCAGAGAGACAAGTGCTCGAAGTTCGGCTGCTATAGTAGATCTTGATATAGCAGTTTGCTTCTTAGCCTTCCATGTAAAGGGAGAGCAACCTCCTATAATTTGTTACTttgtcaatatataaataaatgaaaatacaCTACTGGGCAAAATCATGGTAGTACttccagtaaaaaaaatatgacaaccaCGTTCTATAGGATCACTTGCCCAAGTGGCATCAAAGTAAGCATGGAGCTTAGGGCAACTACTTCGAGCATAAAACAACCCTCGAGAAGATGTACCCCTTAAATACCTCAACACATGAAGGAGATGACCGTAACGAACTGAGGTAGGACCAAAGCCAAACTAACTTGAAATATGAACGACATGTGCAAGGTCACGCCTTGTGACAATGAGATAAACAAGAGTTCCCACAATATGGCGATATCGAGAGGGATCCTCAAGAGGTGTACCATCATCAGGAGGAAGCTGCAAATGGAGTTCCATAGGCGTTGCAATTATTCGATTATCAATGATAACAGAACGATCAATAAGATCAATATATTTGGACTGAGAAAGATAACCGTTTGACGAATGTGTAACCTCAATGCCGAAGAAATAACTAAGAGGGCATAAACGAAACATCAACACCAATATGCTTCATGAGGCCATGCTTCACGGGTTTATTGACAATTTGAATAGTGTCAATACTATCACATAGAGGAGAGGTGTAGGGGAGTCACAAGTCATACTAAAATCAACCAATAACCAACGAAACCATATAATCTCAGCCGTGGCAGAGAGAGAAGTGCTCGAAGTTCGGCCCTTGTAGTAGTTCTTGATATAGCAATTTGCTTCTTTGGCCTTCCATATACAAGGGAGAGGAACTTGCCGTAATTTGTCACTttgtcaatatataaataaataaaaatacactaCTAGGCAAAGTCTTGGTAGTACTTCCagtcaaaaaaaaagcccCGTTCTGTAGGATCACTTGCCCAAGTGACATCTGAGTAACCATGGAGCTTAAGGGAATTGCTTCGAGCATAAAACAAGGCTCCAGAAGGTATACCCCTTAAATACCTCAGCAGCCCTTAAATACCTCAGCATAAGGAGATGACCATAACGAACTAATGACCAATGACAAAATGACTTAAAATATGAACGACATGAGCAAGGTCCGGCCTTATGATAGTGAGATAGACAAGAGTTCCTACAATATGGTAATATCGAGAGAGATCCATCACAACTTTCTGATTATCAATGATACTAGAAGAAATAACCCTTTGCCAAATGTGTAACCTCAATGCCCAAGAAATAACTAAGAGGGCCTAAGTCTGACATTTGGAATTGGTCACCAAGTTCTTTCACAAGAGAAATATGCTCTTCATCATCTCCTATAATCAGCATGCCATCAACATATAAGAGGAGCAAAGTACGACTGGCCACGTGAAGAACACATGAATAAACAAGGCAGGATCATGATCAGTGGGTGAAAAACCAGCAGCCTTGATGATAGAAACAAAGCGCTCGAACCATGCTTGGTGAGCTTGCTTGAGGCCATATAAGAGACTCATTTGTTGTATGTTGAGGCACCATAGAGAGCAAAAGTCCTATCAAACGTTCAAAGGCAAAATAATACTCGTCAGTCATCAATGGTCATATCATGGATTGTTTTTTGAGTGTATTTTCTACATGAGTATGAAGAAGAGAACCATTGTCCTGAACATAGCGCTCACTTAAACAGGACCACATGGCTTTAGCTGTCTTATGGGAAGAAAGACTCATAATCATGGATTGCTTGTTGTTATTGACAATGGCAGCCATCACATTCCCATCATTGATTTTAATATCAACAGAATTACTTTGTTTGCAGTGGGCGTAGTGGACCATCAGTCCGATGAAAAGCAAGACCATAACATCTCAATGCAGTTTCTAAACAGAAGGCCCATTCTCTATAGTTCTGACCATCAAGAATGACACTGACTAGAATCGCATTAGACTGTGACATGTTGCAATTGCAAGGAACAAGAATTATCAGTAACAACAGGACCAAGAATAGGACAGGAAAAATACCAGTGTATTAGCTACAACAGAATTTAGCACATACCACCGTGTATCAGCTACAACAGAATTCAGCAGGTGCAGGAAGACAGGAACGTGCTCTTGGGCAAAAGACAGAGAACACGAGATGGATCTCCGATGGCAGCAGCTGCAGATGGCCAAAACAAGGGCTGCAACCGCGGCCTAGATCGTGGTCGGCGCTGCGACGTAGCCTGGATCGTGGCCGCGACAGCAGCCTGGATCGTGGCTATGATGGAGGCTTGATCGGTCGCCGTCATGACCAAAGATTGGCTTGAAGATGGTAGGCcaaaaaagaggaaagaaaTGAGGCGGGATTAGGGGTTGGATTAACCCTTACCATAAAtctgctctgataccacatTACTAACCTTGGGATTAGGGAAGTAATCAGTCATTAGACTGTGTAGTATATATA
Encoded proteins:
- the LOC102712171 gene encoding putative callose synthase 8 isoform X3, yielding MDLMTTPMSLEDKSGSIRWPMFLLAKKEIYRIKLPDPPYIGEVKPQNQNHAIIFTHGEALQTIHMNQDNYLEQAYNMRNILQEFVRHPRGKAPTILGIREHIFTRSAGFMSYEKTSFVTIGQRFLADPLRYQL
- the LOC102712171 gene encoding putative callose synthase 8 isoform X5 is translated as MTTYFPNPKEIYRIKLPDPPYIGEVKPQNQNHAIIFTHGEALQTIHMNQDNYLEQAYNMRNILQEFVRHPRGKAPTILGIREHIFTRSAGFMSYEKTSFVTIGQRFLADPLRYQL